The Prosthecobacter sp. SYSU 5D2 genome has a window encoding:
- a CDS encoding GspE/PulE family protein has product MMPLIHQILAEAGCAGSAAVQSAVEEACYNQMSFVEGVLDCEGVRERDFLMALAHTLALPWWEGGGDVPGEPGLRRHLPAEIALRHRLLPVSLEERGEDGKARLHVATFDPLNLVTHQRVAASLNHPVVWHVGQRTRIVEGLQKLYGLGADTFEKILRGRADWGAEEVGDEITVLDEPEDEEASVVRFVNQIIRRGLEQRATDIHVEPQQDRLRIRYRIDGRLEELPVPENIKSLQSSVIARLKIMARLDIAEKRLPQDGRINLELDGLPIDVRVATIPSVEGESISLRLLSQQAMTIGRLGLTESMKPLVLDLLKQPNGIVLITGPTGSGKSTTLYAFLSEMNQTHRRIVTIEDPVEYKMPGMVQIAVKPEIGLTFATGLRSILRGDPNVVMVGEMRDLETTEIAIRAALTGHLVFSTLHTNDAIGGITRLVDMGVEPFLVSSAVRAFFAQRLVRKLCPLCKAPAEVEPEYLRSIGFPLNSSGKIMRAVGCEACRGSGYQGRLSIYEAVQMTGGLQHLINIRAHPAEFHRQALKDGYVPMRGYGFEKVLVGETTIEEVLSVTAVERGPDGG; this is encoded by the coding sequence ATGATGCCTCTTATCCACCAGATCCTCGCGGAAGCGGGCTGCGCCGGCAGTGCGGCGGTGCAGTCGGCGGTGGAGGAGGCGTGCTATAATCAGATGTCGTTTGTGGAGGGGGTGCTGGATTGTGAGGGGGTGCGGGAGAGAGATTTTCTGATGGCGCTGGCGCACACGCTGGCGCTGCCGTGGTGGGAGGGGGGCGGGGATGTGCCGGGGGAGCCGGGACTGCGCAGGCATCTGCCGGCGGAGATCGCGCTGCGGCACCGGCTGCTGCCGGTGTCGCTGGAGGAGCGCGGGGAGGACGGGAAGGCGCGGCTGCATGTGGCGACTTTTGATCCGCTGAATCTGGTGACGCATCAGCGGGTGGCGGCCAGCCTGAACCACCCGGTGGTGTGGCATGTGGGGCAGCGCACACGCATTGTGGAGGGGCTGCAAAAGCTTTACGGGCTGGGTGCGGACACGTTTGAAAAGATCCTGCGCGGCCGGGCGGACTGGGGCGCGGAGGAGGTGGGAGATGAGATCACGGTGCTGGACGAGCCGGAGGATGAGGAGGCGAGTGTGGTGCGGTTTGTGAACCAGATCATCCGGCGCGGGCTGGAGCAGCGGGCCACGGACATCCATGTGGAGCCGCAGCAGGACCGCCTGCGCATCCGCTACCGCATTGACGGACGGCTGGAGGAGCTGCCAGTGCCGGAGAACATCAAGAGCCTGCAATCCAGCGTGATCGCGCGGCTGAAGATCATGGCGCGGCTGGACATCGCGGAGAAGCGCCTGCCGCAGGACGGGCGCATCAACCTGGAGCTGGACGGCCTGCCGATTGACGTGCGTGTGGCGACGATCCCGAGCGTGGAGGGGGAGAGCATCTCGCTGCGGCTGCTTTCACAACAGGCGATGACGATTGGACGGCTGGGCCTAACGGAAAGCATGAAACCGCTGGTGCTGGATCTGCTGAAGCAGCCGAACGGCATTGTGCTGATCACGGGGCCGACGGGCAGCGGCAAGAGCACGACGCTGTATGCCTTCCTGAGCGAGATGAACCAGACGCACCGGCGAATTGTGACGATTGAGGATCCGGTGGAGTACAAGATGCCGGGCATGGTGCAGATCGCGGTGAAGCCGGAGATCGGTCTGACCTTTGCCACGGGGCTGCGGAGCATCCTGCGCGGGGATCCGAACGTGGTGATGGTGGGGGAAATGCGGGATCTGGAGACGACGGAGATCGCCATCCGCGCGGCGCTGACGGGGCATCTGGTGTTCAGCACGCTGCACACGAATGACGCCATCGGCGGCATCACGCGGCTGGTGGACATGGGAGTGGAGCCTTTCTTGGTGAGCAGCGCGGTGCGGGCGTTTTTTGCGCAGCGTCTGGTCAGGAAACTCTGCCCGCTGTGCAAGGCCCCGGCGGAGGTGGAGCCGGAGTATCTAAGGAGCATTGGATTTCCATTGAATTCATCAGGAAAAATTATGCGGGCGGTGGGCTGCGAGGCCTGCCGGGGCAGCGGCTACCAGGGCCGCCTGAGCATTTATGAGGCGGTGCAGATGACGGGGGGCTTGCAGCACCTGATCAACATCCGCGCGCACCCGGCGGAGTTTCATCGCCAGGCGCTGAAGGATGGTTATGTGCCGATGCGCGGGTATGGTTTTGAAAAGGTGCTCGTGGGGGAGACGACCATTGAGGAGGTGCTGAGTGTGACGGCGGTGGAGAGGGGGCCGGATGGTGGGTGA
- a CDS encoding type II secretion system F family protein, whose translation MPTFSYSAHSPSGVITGEVVAGDRAEAMSLLGRQRLQPFKLEQAGGAGREVSAATARGSAAAAMPGGPIRLKLAQVVLFTEELSDLLGAGIQLEPALATMERRRELSSVKTLATVLRAKVRDGMPFSKAVASTSPSFGHLFCALAAAGEASGSLPSILRRQVVYLRSLAALRAKVAFALIYPAFLVTAAVAVTLLFVVYLIPKLTELLDSTGGSLPLGALIILKFSEVFKATWWMLLLGGFVVYLAVKGWLKRPESQVPWARFLLRLPLFGNILKARFYVQFLETMSNLLGSGLPMVQAMQLTHQAIENPHFRVEFEGVMRHVGEGVSLSRALDRSGLFPPLLLDMVNVGEQTGDLSGALSKAAERFDRELAQKVEKLSAMVQPMIVCLMAGMVGIMAYLMITTIFQTISGMSG comes from the coding sequence ATGCCCACTTTTTCCTACAGCGCGCACAGTCCGTCCGGTGTCATCACCGGGGAGGTGGTGGCTGGGGACCGGGCGGAGGCGATGAGTTTGTTAGGCCGGCAGAGATTGCAGCCGTTTAAGCTGGAGCAGGCGGGGGGAGCGGGGCGGGAGGTCTCGGCAGCGACGGCGCGGGGCAGTGCGGCGGCGGCGATGCCGGGAGGACCGATCCGGCTGAAACTGGCGCAGGTGGTGCTGTTCACGGAGGAGCTTTCCGATCTGCTCGGCGCGGGGATTCAGCTGGAGCCGGCGCTGGCGACGATGGAAAGGCGGCGGGAGCTCTCCAGCGTGAAGACGCTGGCGACGGTGCTGCGGGCGAAGGTGCGGGACGGGATGCCGTTTTCAAAAGCGGTGGCATCGACGAGCCCCAGCTTCGGGCATCTGTTTTGCGCGCTGGCGGCGGCGGGGGAGGCGAGCGGATCGCTGCCGTCCATCCTGCGGCGGCAGGTGGTGTATCTGCGGTCGCTGGCGGCGCTGCGGGCGAAGGTGGCTTTCGCGCTGATTTATCCGGCCTTTCTGGTGACGGCGGCGGTGGCGGTGACGCTGCTGTTTGTGGTGTATTTGATCCCGAAACTGACGGAGCTGCTGGATTCCACGGGCGGCTCGCTGCCGCTGGGGGCGCTAATTATTTTGAAATTCAGCGAGGTGTTCAAGGCGACGTGGTGGATGCTTTTGCTGGGCGGGTTTGTGGTTTATCTGGCGGTGAAAGGGTGGCTGAAAAGGCCGGAATCGCAGGTGCCGTGGGCGCGGTTTTTGCTGCGGCTGCCGCTGTTTGGGAACATCCTGAAGGCGCGTTTTTATGTGCAGTTTTTGGAGACGATGTCCAATTTGTTAGGCAGCGGCCTGCCGATGGTGCAGGCGATGCAGCTCACGCATCAGGCGATCGAGAATCCGCATTTTCGCGTGGAGTTTGAAGGAGTGATGCGGCATGTGGGAGAGGGCGTGAGCCTGTCGCGCGCGCTGGATCGCAGCGGGCTGTTTCCGCCGCTGCTGCTGGACATGGTGAACGTGGGCGAGCAGACGGGCGACCTGTCCGGGGCGCTGTCGAAAGCGGCGGAGCGGTTCGACCGCGAGCTGGCGCAGAAGGTGGAAAAACTCAGCGCGATGGTGCAGCCGATGATCGTCTGCCTGATGGCGGGCATGGTGGGCATCATGGCGTATCTGATGATCACGACGATCTTCCAGACGATCTCGGGGATGAGCGGGTAG
- the gspG gene encoding type II secretion system major pseudopilin GspG codes for MKITNYQSRIIHGKTSGFTLVEMVLVLGIVALLVGAGIVSLVGVLDSGKKTRVKADLNTLTAALRSYETDNMFLPSTEQGVMALVQKPSSRPAPTNYTPKLKKLLLDPWGNPYHYKRPGQKDKGGFDVYSAGPDGVADTGDDIGNWDL; via the coding sequence ATGAAGATAACAAATTATCAATCAAGAATCATCCATGGTAAGACCTCCGGCTTCACGCTGGTGGAGATGGTGCTGGTGCTGGGCATTGTGGCGCTGCTGGTGGGGGCGGGGATTGTGTCGCTGGTGGGGGTGCTGGATTCGGGGAAGAAGACGCGGGTGAAGGCGGACCTGAACACGCTGACGGCGGCGCTGCGCAGCTATGAGACGGACAACATGTTCCTGCCCAGCACGGAACAGGGGGTGATGGCGCTGGTGCAGAAACCTTCATCCCGCCCGGCCCCGACGAACTACACGCCGAAGCTGAAGAAGCTGCTGCTGGATCCCTGGGGGAACCCGTATCACTACAAACGCCCAGGCCAGAAGGACAAGGGCGGGTTTGATGTGTACTCGGCCGGGCCGGATGGGGTGGCGGATACGGGGGATGACATTGGGAACTGGGACCTCTAA